In a genomic window of Thermococcus celericrescens:
- a CDS encoding aldehyde ferredoxin oxidoreductase family protein produces the protein MEAKGGYWGKILRVNLTTKEVKVEPLPEEFPRKYLGGVGFGTRVLYDEVTAGADPLGPENKMIITPGLFVDTGIGTGSKTAFNFKSPLTGGYGRAMAGAEMGVQLKRAGYDMLIVEGQSDEPVMLIINDDDVKIVPADGYWGLTTGEARSKAKEEYPGYATAFIGPAGERLSFISTIETDDRQAARGGPGAVLGSKKLKGILVKGSKKAPIASPKKFRELLKEWALVFKDHPATKADMDYGSGEFLDWMNRERGTFPVRNWQMGFFKKAYEKAKEEGREHIGIDPYFWAPKYRAGRRPCPLCNKPCSQYVRVESEKWGTFMVDGPEYETLYSFGGVLELDDFETVAYLNYLADQLGLDTISAGVTIAWAMEAYERGLLTKEEADGIELTFGNGEAAVEALRKMAYREGNLGKLLADGVKRASERLGKDSW, from the coding sequence ATGGAGGCAAAAGGTGGCTACTGGGGCAAGATTCTGAGGGTCAACCTGACCACCAAAGAGGTCAAGGTTGAGCCCCTCCCCGAGGAGTTCCCGAGGAAGTACCTCGGCGGCGTTGGCTTTGGAACCAGGGTTCTCTACGACGAGGTTACGGCGGGCGCGGACCCCCTCGGGCCCGAGAACAAGATGATAATCACGCCCGGTCTGTTCGTTGATACCGGCATTGGAACCGGCTCTAAGACTGCCTTCAACTTCAAGAGCCCGCTCACCGGCGGCTATGGAAGGGCCATGGCCGGTGCCGAGATGGGCGTTCAGCTCAAGAGGGCAGGCTACGACATGCTCATCGTAGAGGGACAGAGCGATGAACCCGTCATGCTCATCATCAACGACGATGACGTCAAGATCGTTCCCGCCGATGGCTACTGGGGCCTCACCACCGGCGAGGCTAGGTCCAAGGCCAAGGAGGAGTACCCCGGCTACGCGACCGCATTCATCGGACCCGCGGGCGAGAGACTCAGCTTCATCTCGACGATCGAGACCGATGACAGGCAGGCCGCCCGTGGAGGACCCGGTGCCGTCCTCGGAAGCAAGAAGCTCAAGGGTATCCTTGTGAAGGGCAGCAAGAAGGCCCCGATAGCCAGCCCCAAGAAGTTCCGCGAGCTCCTGAAAGAGTGGGCCCTCGTCTTCAAGGACCACCCGGCCACCAAGGCGGACATGGACTACGGAAGCGGTGAGTTCCTCGACTGGATGAACCGCGAGAGGGGCACCTTCCCGGTCAGGAACTGGCAGATGGGCTTCTTCAAGAAGGCCTATGAGAAGGCCAAGGAGGAGGGAAGGGAGCACATCGGCATAGACCCCTACTTCTGGGCCCCGAAGTACCGCGCTGGAAGGAGGCCGTGCCCGCTCTGTAACAAGCCGTGCAGCCAGTACGTCAGGGTGGAGAGCGAGAAGTGGGGCACCTTCATGGTCGACGGCCCAGAGTACGAGACCCTCTACTCCTTCGGCGGTGTCCTCGAGCTGGACGACTTCGAGACCGTTGCCTACCTCAACTACCTCGCAGACCAGCTCGGCCTCGACACCATCTCGGCCGGTGTCACAATCGCCTGGGCCATGGAGGCCTACGAGCGCGGATTGCTCACCAAGGAAGAGGCCGACGGCATCGAGCTCACCTTCGGCAACGGC